A region of Prochlorococcus marinus subsp. pastoris str. CCMP1986 DNA encodes the following proteins:
- a CDS encoding argininosuccinate synthase — protein MQQVKKVVLAYSGGVDTSVCIPYLKNEYGISEVVTFVADLGQGDDLEIVRQKALNSGATKSVIGNLVDNFVEKYAFPAIRANALYGEKYPLSTALARPLIAENLVNLARELNADAVAHGCTGKGNDQVRFDLAIHALGPDLQIITPAREWKMSREEAILYGEKFGIPAPVSKKSPYSIDVNLLGRSIEAGLLEDPMQEPDEDVFDMTSSINNAPNAPKDVEIIFQNGFPIAIGNEFLSPVEIIQKANSLAGEHGFGRIDMIEDRVVGIKSREIYEAPGLLLLIKAHKELESITLNPDVLDFKNIVEKKWGQLVYQGFWFGPLKQALDGFIDSTQSSVNGKVKIRLHKGNAIVIGRSSQNNSLYREDLATYSKDDIFNHKQAEGFIYMWGMSNKIWAELNSKKNK, from the coding sequence ATGCAGCAGGTAAAAAAAGTTGTTCTTGCATATTCTGGAGGAGTTGATACTAGTGTCTGCATTCCATATTTAAAAAATGAATACGGTATTTCAGAAGTTGTAACTTTTGTAGCTGATCTTGGCCAAGGAGATGATTTAGAGATTGTTAGACAAAAAGCCTTAAATTCAGGTGCAACAAAATCTGTGATTGGGAATTTAGTAGATAATTTTGTAGAAAAGTATGCTTTTCCTGCTATTAGAGCGAATGCACTTTATGGAGAAAAGTATCCTTTATCAACTGCTTTGGCTAGACCACTGATAGCTGAAAATCTCGTAAATTTAGCAAGAGAACTAAATGCTGATGCAGTGGCGCACGGCTGTACAGGAAAAGGAAATGATCAAGTAAGATTTGATTTGGCTATTCATGCTTTAGGACCTGATTTACAGATAATTACACCTGCTAGAGAATGGAAGATGAGTAGAGAAGAAGCTATTTTGTATGGTGAAAAATTTGGAATTCCAGCTCCTGTTTCTAAGAAGTCTCCTTATTCGATTGATGTGAATCTTCTTGGTCGTAGTATTGAAGCTGGTTTATTGGAAGATCCAATGCAAGAACCAGATGAAGACGTTTTTGATATGACTTCATCTATTAATAACGCACCAAATGCTCCAAAAGACGTAGAAATTATATTTCAAAATGGATTTCCTATTGCAATAGGAAATGAATTTTTAAGTCCTGTAGAGATTATTCAAAAGGCTAATTCTCTAGCAGGCGAACATGGCTTTGGAAGAATAGATATGATTGAAGATAGAGTTGTCGGTATTAAGAGCAGAGAAATCTATGAGGCGCCCGGCCTTTTACTTCTTATAAAAGCTCACAAAGAATTGGAAAGCATAACATTAAATCCAGATGTATTAGATTTTAAAAATATAGTAGAAAAAAAATGGGGTCAATTAGTTTATCAGGGATTTTGGTTTGGTCCTCTCAAGCAAGCATTAGATGGTTTTATTGATTCCACTCAATCATCTGTTAACGGTAAGGTCAAAATAAGATTACATAAGGGAAATGCGATAGTAATTGGTCGTTCTTCTCAAAATAACTCTCTCTATAGGGAAGATTTGGCAACTTATAGTAAAGATGATATTTTTAATCACAAGCAAGCAGAAGGATTTATTTATATGTGGGGGATGTCCAATAAAATATGG
- a CDS encoding DUF3134 family protein encodes MDSNKLKIRLNEIAEVNPALTCYHREDPAPVLPLREEPDLLSWLEDTGRLVNEKDGDSQEISTIEEEELSALMGEKEDYKTEEDVSNDDWED; translated from the coding sequence ATGGATTCTAATAAACTCAAAATTAGATTAAACGAAATTGCTGAAGTAAATCCAGCCTTAACTTGCTATCACAGAGAAGACCCTGCTCCTGTACTGCCATTAAGAGAAGAACCTGATTTGCTATCTTGGCTAGAAGACACAGGCAGACTTGTAAACGAAAAAGATGGAGATTCTCAAGAGATAAGTACAATTGAAGAAGAAGAACTTTCAGCTTTAATGGGAGAAAAAGAAGATTATAAAACCGAAGAAGACGTTTCAAATGATGATTGGGAAGACTAG
- the mraY gene encoding phospho-N-acetylmuramoyl-pentapeptide-transferase yields MIGKTRSLTFTSLFFLLVISLIVNSYIFNSLLIINIFLISSLISLVITKYGFKIISRLNLLQNIRSEGPSLHFNKTNTPTMGGIFIILPFLLLLLIVNNYVDSVGILLLFFCTISFFIIGFLDDYLSIANKKNAGLKSNEKFTLQALIAVLFIIFASQSNYINPLITISNNWNMDTNIVIFPICFLTLVGLSNAVNLTDGLDGLAAGCSAIVFFGLGTEIFIKGQKDLIIYGLISYAMSGLCIGFLKYNKYPAKIFMGDTGSLTIGAALGSISILTNSFFTLFIISGIFITEALSVMIQVSFFKITKKLFKKGKRVFLMTPIHHHFELKGIKEEKIVENFWKVNILLIVLGIVLKINL; encoded by the coding sequence ATGATTGGGAAGACTAGATCGCTAACTTTTACATCATTATTTTTTTTACTTGTAATTTCATTAATAGTAAATTCTTACATTTTCAATAGTTTACTAATAATTAATATTTTTCTAATATCAAGTTTAATTTCCTTAGTAATAACAAAATATGGTTTTAAAATAATTTCACGATTAAATTTATTACAAAATATTAGAAGTGAAGGTCCATCTCTTCATTTTAATAAAACAAATACTCCTACGATGGGCGGAATATTTATTATTTTGCCCTTTTTATTACTACTTTTAATAGTTAATAATTACGTTGATTCTGTTGGTATATTATTATTATTTTTTTGTACTATAAGTTTTTTTATTATAGGATTTTTAGACGATTATTTAAGTATTGCAAACAAAAAAAATGCAGGTCTAAAATCTAATGAAAAATTTACATTACAAGCTTTAATTGCAGTTTTATTTATCATATTTGCAAGTCAAAGCAATTATATTAATCCTTTGATCACTATATCTAATAATTGGAATATGGATACTAATATAGTAATTTTTCCAATCTGTTTTTTAACTTTAGTAGGTTTAAGTAATGCAGTAAATTTGACTGACGGCCTAGATGGATTAGCAGCTGGATGTAGCGCAATAGTTTTTTTTGGACTTGGTACGGAAATATTTATTAAAGGTCAAAAAGATTTAATAATTTATGGTCTTATTTCCTATGCAATGTCAGGTTTGTGTATAGGTTTTCTAAAATACAACAAATATCCTGCAAAGATATTTATGGGAGATACTGGATCTTTAACAATTGGTGCGGCGTTAGGATCTATTTCAATATTAACTAATAGTTTTTTTACGTTATTTATTATCTCAGGGATATTTATTACTGAAGCTCTATCAGTAATGATTCAAGTAAGTTTTTTTAAAATCACCAAAAAGTTATTTAAAAAAGGGAAAAGAGTCTTTTTGATGACACCAATACATCATCATTTTGAACTAAAGGGTATCAAAGAAGAGAAAATAGTTGAAAACTTCTGGAAAGTAAACATATTACTTATTGTTTTAGGTATAGTTTTAAAAATAAATCTTTGA
- a CDS encoding glycosyltransferase: protein MSLKFLYLHLHGLIRSNNLELGRDSDTGGQTQYVLELVKSLANTSEVDQVDIVTRLIKDSKIDSSYSKKQEFIAPGARILRFQFGPNKYLRKELFWPYLDELTQNLIQHYQKYENKPSFIHAHYADAGYVGVRLSQALKVPFIFTGHSLGREKKRKLLEAGLKINQIEKLYCISERINAEEESLKYADIVVTSTKQESVSQYSQYHSFSSEKSKVIAPGVDHTKFHHIHSTTETSEIDNMMIPFLKDIRKPPILAISRAVRRKNIPSLVEAYGRSEKLKRKTNLVLVLGCRDNTFKLDSQQRDVFQKIFEMIDKYNLYGKVAYPKKHSPANIPSIYRWAASSGGIFVNPALTEPFGLTLLEASSCGLPIIATDDGGPNEIHAKCENGLLVNVTDINQLKIALEKGISNSSQWKLWSRNGIEGVHRHFSWNTHVRNYLSILQGHYEKSTIVSSSGIKESCLKGSSSLIKPH, encoded by the coding sequence ATTAGTTTGAAATTTTTATATTTACATTTGCATGGTTTAATACGTTCTAATAATCTTGAATTAGGTAGAGATTCAGACACTGGTGGTCAAACGCAATATGTTTTGGAATTGGTAAAAAGCTTGGCTAATACTTCAGAGGTTGATCAAGTTGATATAGTTACACGTCTCATTAAAGATAGTAAAATTGATAGTTCTTATTCAAAAAAGCAAGAATTTATTGCACCGGGAGCACGAATTTTAAGATTTCAATTTGGACCCAATAAGTATTTAAGAAAAGAATTATTTTGGCCTTATTTAGATGAATTAACTCAAAATCTTATTCAGCATTATCAAAAATACGAAAATAAGCCAAGCTTTATCCATGCTCATTATGCAGATGCTGGCTATGTGGGCGTTAGATTAAGTCAAGCTTTAAAAGTACCTTTTATTTTCACCGGGCATTCTTTAGGAAGAGAGAAAAAAAGAAAATTACTCGAGGCTGGTTTAAAAATTAATCAAATTGAAAAGCTTTACTGTATAAGCGAAAGAATTAATGCAGAAGAAGAGTCTTTAAAATATGCGGATATCGTTGTGACAAGCACTAAACAAGAATCTGTATCTCAATATTCTCAATATCACTCTTTTTCATCCGAAAAATCAAAAGTTATTGCTCCTGGAGTTGATCATACTAAGTTTCATCATATTCATTCAACAACCGAGACCTCTGAAATTGATAATATGATGATTCCTTTTTTGAAAGATATAAGAAAGCCTCCTATTTTGGCTATTTCTAGAGCAGTAAGAAGAAAAAATATTCCTTCTTTAGTAGAAGCTTATGGACGATCAGAAAAATTAAAAAGAAAAACTAACTTAGTTTTAGTTTTAGGTTGTAGGGACAATACATTTAAACTTGATTCTCAACAAAGAGATGTTTTCCAAAAGATTTTTGAAATGATAGACAAATATAATTTATATGGAAAAGTGGCCTATCCCAAAAAACACTCTCCAGCAAATATTCCTTCTATATATAGATGGGCAGCTAGTAGTGGAGGAATTTTTGTCAATCCTGCATTAACAGAACCTTTTGGATTAACATTACTTGAAGCTTCTTCATGTGGTTTACCAATTATTGCTACAGATGATGGAGGTCCTAATGAAATTCATGCAAAATGTGAAAATGGCTTATTAGTAAATGTAACTGACATTAATCAGTTGAAAATTGCTCTTGAAAAAGGTATTTCAAATAGTTCTCAATGGAAGTTATGGAGTAGAAATGGAATCGAAGGAGTCCATAGACATTTTAGTTGGAATACTCATGTCAGAAATTATCTATCAATCTTGCAAGGCCACTATGAAAAATCGACAATAGTTTCATCATCAGGAATTAAAGAAAGTTGTTTGAAAGGTAGTTCCTCACTTATAAAACCCCATTGA
- the uvrA gene encoding excinuclease ABC subunit UvrA, whose product MVKKNIGINEDNSIKIRGARQHNLKNIDLTLPRNKFIVFTGVSGSGKSSLAFDTIFAEGQRRYVESLSAYARQFLGQVDKPDVDNIEGLSPAISIDQKSTSHNPRSTVGTVTEIQDYLRLLFGRAGEPHCHHCGLPIAPQTIDEMVDQIVLLPEGTRYQLLAPVVRGKKGTHAKLLSGLAAEGFARVRINGEVRELADSIELDKNHTHNIEVVVDRLIAREGIQERLNDSLQTCLKRGDGLSIVEVVPKKGETLPPNLDKEKLYSENYACPIHGSIVEELSPRLFSFNSPYGACPDCHGIGYLKKFTADRVIPDPSLPVYAAIAPWSEKDNTYYFSLLYSVGQAYGFELKTPWKDLSDLQKNVLLSGSDKPIVIQADSRFKGTSGFERPFEGILPILERQLTETNGESVKQKLEKYLELVPCKTCSGKRLKPEALAVKIGPYSITDLTSISISETLFNIEKIMGLSKNIKENISLSEKQKQIGELVLKEIRLRLKFLINVGLDYLTLDRPAMTLSGGEAQRIRLATQIGAGLTGVLYVLDEPSIGLHQRDNDKLLETLKNLRDLGNTLVVVEHDEDTMKSADYLVDIGPGAGVYGGEIIAKGSFEDVLNSKKSLTGAYLSGRKSIPTPKERRSSVKKSLILNNCVKNNLKDISVEFPLGRLVSVTGVSGSGKSTLVNELLHPALSHSLGLKVPFPKGVKELKGIKAIDKVIVIDQSPIGRTPRSNPATYTGAFDPIRQLFTATVEAKARGYQAGQFSFNVKGGRCEACRGQGVNVIEMNFLPDVYVQCDVCKGARFNRETLQVKYKGFNISDVLEMTVEQAAETFSAIPQAADRLSTLVDVGLGYVKLGQPAPTLSGGEAQRVKLATELSKRATGKTLYLIDEPTTGLSFYDVHKLMDVIQRLVDKGNSVVVIEHNLDVIRCSDWIIDLGPDGGDKGGEVIVEGTPEDVAKHPISYTAKYLKEALN is encoded by the coding sequence ATGGTTAAAAAAAATATAGGTATTAATGAAGATAATTCAATTAAGATTCGAGGCGCTCGACAACATAATTTAAAGAATATAGATCTAACTCTTCCAAGAAATAAATTTATTGTTTTTACAGGTGTTAGTGGAAGTGGTAAGAGCTCTTTGGCTTTTGATACTATTTTTGCTGAAGGACAGAGGAGATATGTAGAAAGTCTTTCTGCTTATGCAAGACAATTTTTAGGTCAAGTTGATAAACCAGATGTAGATAATATTGAGGGCTTATCCCCTGCTATATCCATAGATCAAAAATCAACGAGCCATAATCCTCGATCAACTGTTGGAACTGTAACTGAGATACAAGATTATTTAAGATTATTATTTGGTCGAGCCGGAGAACCCCATTGTCACCACTGTGGTCTACCTATTGCTCCGCAGACAATTGATGAGATGGTTGATCAAATAGTTTTGCTGCCCGAAGGAACAAGATATCAATTACTTGCACCTGTTGTGAGGGGTAAAAAAGGAACTCATGCAAAATTACTTAGTGGATTAGCAGCAGAAGGCTTTGCTCGAGTAAGAATTAATGGTGAGGTAAGGGAACTTGCAGATAGTATTGAACTAGACAAAAACCATACTCATAATATTGAGGTAGTAGTTGATCGATTGATTGCGAGAGAGGGAATTCAGGAAAGATTGAATGACTCTTTACAAACTTGCCTTAAAAGAGGGGATGGACTCTCTATCGTAGAAGTTGTTCCAAAAAAAGGCGAAACTCTACCTCCGAATCTAGATAAAGAAAAGTTATATTCAGAGAATTATGCATGTCCAATTCATGGATCTATTGTCGAAGAGTTGTCTCCAAGACTATTTTCTTTTAACAGTCCCTACGGTGCCTGCCCTGATTGCCATGGTATTGGATATTTAAAAAAATTTACTGCAGATAGAGTAATACCTGACCCTTCTTTACCTGTTTATGCTGCCATAGCTCCTTGGAGTGAAAAAGATAATACTTATTATTTTTCATTACTTTATTCAGTTGGCCAAGCTTATGGTTTTGAATTAAAAACACCATGGAAAGATTTGAGTGATTTACAAAAAAATGTTTTACTTTCTGGTTCTGATAAGCCAATCGTAATTCAAGCTGATAGTCGTTTTAAGGGTACTAGTGGTTTCGAAAGACCTTTTGAAGGAATCTTGCCTATTTTAGAAAGGCAATTAACCGAAACTAATGGAGAATCAGTCAAGCAAAAGCTTGAAAAATATTTAGAATTAGTCCCTTGTAAAACATGTTCTGGTAAAAGATTAAAACCAGAAGCACTTGCCGTTAAGATTGGGCCTTACAGTATTACTGATTTGACCTCTATAAGTATCTCAGAAACTTTATTTAATATCGAGAAAATAATGGGGTTAAGTAAAAATATAAAAGAAAATATTTCTTTATCCGAGAAACAAAAACAAATAGGTGAACTAGTTTTAAAAGAAATTCGCCTGCGTTTAAAGTTTCTTATTAATGTCGGTTTAGATTATTTAACTTTAGATAGACCAGCAATGACTTTATCAGGAGGAGAAGCACAACGTATAAGATTAGCAACTCAAATTGGAGCTGGCTTAACTGGTGTTTTATATGTATTGGATGAACCTAGTATTGGTTTACACCAAAGAGATAATGATAAATTACTGGAAACTTTAAAAAATCTCAGAGATTTGGGAAATACTCTTGTTGTTGTTGAACATGATGAAGATACTATGAAATCAGCTGATTACTTAGTGGATATTGGACCAGGTGCAGGAGTTTATGGAGGGGAAATTATTGCAAAAGGTTCATTTGAAGATGTTTTAAATTCAAAGAAGTCATTAACTGGAGCATATCTCAGTGGAAGAAAATCGATTCCTACTCCTAAAGAACGTAGATCTTCAGTCAAGAAAAGTTTAATTTTAAATAACTGCGTTAAAAATAATTTAAAAGATATATCAGTTGAATTTCCTTTGGGCAGATTAGTTTCCGTAACCGGAGTGAGTGGAAGTGGAAAAAGTACATTAGTTAATGAATTATTACATCCTGCGCTTAGTCATTCTCTTGGTTTAAAAGTACCTTTCCCTAAAGGTGTTAAAGAGTTAAAAGGGATAAAAGCTATAGATAAGGTAATTGTTATTGATCAATCTCCTATTGGAAGAACTCCTAGATCAAACCCTGCAACTTATACAGGGGCTTTTGATCCAATTAGACAGTTATTTACTGCGACTGTAGAAGCTAAAGCCAGAGGTTATCAAGCTGGGCAATTCAGCTTTAATGTAAAAGGAGGTAGATGTGAAGCTTGTCGAGGACAAGGAGTAAATGTAATTGAAATGAATTTTTTACCCGATGTCTATGTTCAATGCGATGTATGTAAGGGAGCTCGTTTTAATAGAGAAACTCTTCAAGTTAAATACAAAGGCTTTAATATTTCTGATGTTTTAGAAATGACTGTTGAGCAGGCTGCAGAAACTTTTTCCGCGATCCCTCAAGCAGCTGATAGATTATCTACATTAGTTGATGTAGGTCTTGGTTACGTGAAGTTGGGCCAGCCAGCTCCAACACTATCTGGCGGCGAAGCACAAAGAGTAAAATTAGCAACTGAATTATCTAAAAGAGCTACTGGAAAAACTTTATATTTAATTGATGAGCCAACAACTGGGTTAAGCTTTTATGATGTTCATAAATTAATGGATGTTATTCAACGTTTAGTAGATAAAGGTAATTCCGTAGTTGTCATTGAGCATAATTTGGACGTTATTAGATGTTCAGACTGGATAATTGATCTTGGACCTGATGGAGGTGATAAAGGTGGAGAAGTTATAGTTGAGGGTACACCTGAAGATGTTGCGAAGCATCCAATAAGTTATACAGCTAAATATTTAAAAGAAGCTTTAAATTAA
- a CDS encoding AAA family ATPase, translated as MLIQLTLKNIALIEIIEINFEKGLNIFTGDSGSGKSLILDSLNVLFGGSNIPLNHLIRPGKEECLIEAKFSNSSQVTDWFSKNGFYKISGEIFVKRKSYIKNNKILSKYTINNFSISKKLLEELGLLLVDFAGQSDSVLYDNQDYRRSIIDDLGSKELKTINFEIKNMWQEFQNLRKRRQDMMHSYKQKEENNFVIKEMYKVLEEANLNSGNEIFELQSKELRLSNNFDINNSIQLSLDNLNSYKNEAPSISYLIAQSIKQLSKVVQYDSKIKDLYENLMNIQSDVENLIFALTEYSEELENEDISLEEIQKRLFYLQNLERTFSLELPKLILKKDELKKFVDTNLFEEEIKTLDIQINNSQANLNTLFEVQSFQRRKTAYQLQDSVISILKNLGLENADFSIKFSKVTASSEGNENIDFLFSANPDQKLAPLSKVISGGEMSRFLLAIKSSISQKPNTFFLDEIDNGLSGKSLHSLVDLIKLTAQERQVLCITHQPFLAATGNTHFKVKKNVINGITFTSITKLITKKERQNELIELIGGGFSEANNYASTLIDRAAA; from the coding sequence ATGTTAATACAATTAACTTTAAAAAATATTGCCTTAATAGAGATTATAGAAATTAATTTCGAAAAAGGTTTGAATATTTTTACTGGAGATTCAGGATCAGGAAAATCCTTGATTTTAGACTCCTTAAATGTTTTATTCGGTGGATCTAATATACCTTTAAATCACTTAATACGTCCAGGAAAAGAAGAATGTTTAATCGAGGCGAAATTTTCAAATTCTTCTCAAGTCACTGATTGGTTTTCGAAAAATGGTTTTTATAAAATCTCAGGAGAAATATTCGTAAAAAGAAAATCTTACATAAAAAATAATAAAATTCTTTCAAAATATACTATAAATAATTTTTCTATCAGTAAAAAGCTTTTGGAAGAGTTAGGTTTATTATTAGTAGATTTTGCTGGACAATCTGATAGCGTTTTATATGATAATCAAGACTATAGAAGATCAATAATTGATGATTTAGGTTCCAAAGAATTAAAGACGATAAATTTTGAAATTAAAAATATGTGGCAAGAATTTCAGAATCTTAGAAAAAGAAGACAAGATATGATGCACTCATATAAACAGAAAGAAGAAAATAATTTTGTAATTAAAGAGATGTATAAAGTATTGGAGGAAGCTAATTTAAATTCAGGTAATGAAATTTTTGAATTACAATCAAAGGAACTGCGACTTTCGAATAATTTTGATATCAATAACTCTATACAATTATCACTTGATAATTTAAATAGCTATAAAAATGAGGCTCCATCAATTAGTTATTTAATTGCTCAATCAATAAAACAATTAAGCAAAGTAGTTCAATATGATTCAAAGATTAAAGATTTATATGAAAATTTGATGAATATTCAAAGTGATGTAGAAAATTTAATTTTTGCTTTAACAGAATATTCGGAAGAACTTGAGAATGAGGATATTAGTTTGGAAGAAATTCAAAAAAGATTATTTTATTTGCAAAATTTAGAGCGAACTTTTTCTTTAGAACTACCAAAATTGATTTTGAAGAAAGATGAATTAAAAAAATTTGTAGATACAAATTTATTTGAGGAAGAGATTAAGACGTTGGATATTCAAATTAATAATTCGCAAGCTAATTTAAATACTCTTTTTGAGGTGCAGTCTTTTCAAAGAAGAAAAACTGCTTATCAGCTTCAAGATTCTGTAATTTCTATTTTGAAAAATTTAGGTTTAGAAAATGCAGATTTTTCAATTAAATTCTCAAAAGTTACAGCTTCTTCAGAAGGCAATGAAAATATAGACTTCCTTTTTTCTGCAAATCCTGATCAAAAGTTGGCTCCATTATCTAAAGTTATTTCTGGTGGTGAAATGTCAAGATTTTTATTAGCAATAAAATCTAGCATTTCTCAAAAACCTAACACTTTTTTCTTAGATGAAATTGATAATGGTTTAAGTGGAAAATCATTACATTCTTTAGTGGATTTAATAAAATTGACTGCACAGGAAAGGCAGGTTTTGTGTATCACTCATCAGCCTTTTTTAGCAGCAACCGGCAATACTCATTTTAAAGTTAAGAAAAATGTTATTAATGGAATAACCTTTACTTCTATAACGAAATTAATTACTAAAAAAGAAAGACAAAATGAGTTAATTGAACTTATAGGTGGCGGTTTTAGTGAAGCAAATAATTATGCATCGACACTTATAGATAGAGCAGCCGCATAA
- a CDS encoding ABC1 kinase family protein, with protein sequence MNEDYKDFIEASGLLKYDPAIISKIYQKNPSRLLKRLWQTLIPIFLYIISVGWDKLTGQLKKESKARFRAKQLTNLLVELGPAFVKAGQALSTRPDIIPVILLEELSELQDQLPGFDGNKAMELIEEDLNKKIDEIFLTIDKDPISAASLGQVHKAVLKNKEIVAVKVQRPGLREQITLDLYIVRNIANWLKNNIGLIRSDLVALIDELGKRVFEEMDYLNEAENAEKFRNLHLHNSKIAVPKIYKETTSRRVLTMEWIDGTKLTNLEGVKNLGIDPDEMIEIGVQCSLEQLLEHGFFHADPHPGNLLALKDGRLCYLDFGMMSEVSRSSRSGLIQAVVHLVNKNFDKLSQDFVKLGFLSKEVNLEPIVPAFQDVFVNAVELGVSKMDFKSVTDDMSGVMYKFPFQLPPYYALIIRSLLTLEGIALSVDPDFKILGAAYPYFARRLMEDPDPQLRESLKEMLFDKKQFKWDRLEDLLSNAAKQTNLDLEKLLDEVINLLFSPKGGFLRDEIINGLTSQIDLIGLKLLKSVNNFLPKSIKLNVDKENNNLNDLILSIEPFKNFLEIIQKIPGYSIDIFLKRMPRLISEPYTKEMSFKIAKKVTEKGVVRLVKIAAGSTI encoded by the coding sequence ATGAATGAAGATTATAAAGATTTTATAGAAGCATCAGGATTACTAAAATATGATCCTGCAATAATTTCAAAAATTTATCAAAAAAATCCTAGTCGACTATTAAAAAGACTTTGGCAGACCTTAATCCCAATATTTTTATATATTATTTCAGTTGGATGGGATAAATTAACAGGACAATTAAAAAAAGAATCAAAAGCAAGATTTAGAGCAAAACAACTAACGAATTTATTAGTAGAATTAGGGCCTGCATTCGTTAAAGCAGGGCAAGCTTTATCAACCAGACCAGATATTATTCCTGTTATTCTTCTTGAAGAACTTTCTGAACTTCAAGATCAATTACCAGGATTTGATGGAAATAAAGCAATGGAATTAATAGAAGAAGATTTAAATAAAAAAATTGATGAGATTTTTTTAACCATAGATAAAGACCCTATTTCTGCAGCATCTTTAGGACAAGTTCATAAAGCTGTTCTAAAGAATAAAGAAATCGTAGCTGTAAAAGTTCAAAGGCCAGGTTTAAGAGAACAAATCACACTTGATTTATATATAGTTAGGAATATTGCTAATTGGTTAAAAAATAATATTGGACTTATAAGAAGTGATCTTGTCGCTTTAATTGATGAGTTAGGAAAGAGAGTTTTTGAAGAAATGGATTATTTAAATGAAGCTGAAAATGCTGAAAAATTTAGAAATCTGCATCTCCATAACTCAAAAATTGCTGTACCAAAAATTTATAAAGAAACTACTTCACGAAGAGTCTTAACAATGGAATGGATAGATGGGACAAAGCTAACTAATCTTGAGGGCGTTAAAAATTTAGGAATTGATCCTGATGAAATGATTGAAATTGGAGTGCAATGTAGTTTAGAGCAATTATTAGAGCATGGATTTTTTCATGCTGACCCACATCCAGGAAATTTGTTAGCTTTAAAAGATGGCAGATTATGTTATTTAGATTTCGGGATGATGAGTGAAGTTTCTAGGAGTTCCAGATCTGGTTTAATTCAAGCAGTAGTTCATCTTGTAAATAAAAATTTTGATAAATTATCCCAAGATTTTGTTAAGTTAGGTTTTCTTTCAAAAGAAGTTAATCTTGAACCTATTGTTCCAGCTTTTCAAGATGTATTTGTAAATGCAGTAGAACTTGGTGTATCAAAAATGGATTTCAAAAGTGTAACTGACGACATGTCAGGGGTAATGTATAAATTTCCCTTTCAGTTACCTCCATATTATGCTCTTATAATTAGATCTCTACTAACGTTAGAAGGAATTGCTTTAAGTGTAGATCCTGATTTTAAAATACTTGGTGCAGCTTATCCTTATTTTGCAAGAAGATTAATGGAAGACCCTGATCCTCAATTAAGAGAAAGTTTAAAAGAAATGCTTTTTGATAAAAAACAATTTAAATGGGACAGATTAGAAGATTTACTCTCTAATGCTGCAAAACAAACGAACCTCGATTTAGAAAAACTTCTTGATGAAGTTATAAATCTTCTATTTTCTCCAAAAGGGGGATTTCTAAGAGATGAGATTATTAATGGTTTAACTAGCCAAATAGATTTGATAGGCTTGAAGTTATTAAAAAGCGTCAATAATTTCCTTCCTAAATCAATAAAATTAAATGTTGATAAAGAAAACAACAATTTAAATGATTTAATATTGTCTATTGAACCCTTCAAAAACTTTTTAGAAATCATACAAAAGATACCAGGTTATTCTATTGATATCTTTTTAAAAAGAATGCCAAGACTTATAAGTGAACCATATACAAAAGAAATGAGTTTTAAAATAGCGAAAAAGGTGACAGAAAAAGGTGTAGTCAGGCTTGTAAAAATTGCTGCTGGTTCAACAATATAA